One genomic segment of Hordeum vulgare subsp. vulgare chromosome 2H, MorexV3_pseudomolecules_assembly, whole genome shotgun sequence includes these proteins:
- the LOC123430070 gene encoding ribosomal protein S7, mitochondrial-like produces the protein MGDFDGEQKELIKKLVNFRMIDGKRTRVRAIIYKTFHRLARTERDVIKLMVDAVDNIKPICEVVKVGVARTIYDVPGIVARDHQQTLAIRWILGAAFKRRISYMISLEKCSFAEIPDAYRKRGISRKRRENLHGMASTNRSFAHFRWW, from the coding sequence ATGGGGGACTTTGATGGTGAGCAAAAAGAATTGATCAAGAAATTGGTAAACTTTCGTATGATTGATGGTAAAAGAACGAGAGTTCGTGCTATTATTTATAAAACTTTTCACCGCCTAGCTCGAACTGAACGCGATGTAATAAAACTTATGGTTGACGCCGTAGATAATATAAAGCCAATATGCGAAGTGGTCAAAGTAGGAGTTGCACGTACTATTTATGATGTTCCTGGGATTGTAGCCAGGGATCATCAACAAACCTTAGCTATTCGTTGGATCCTTGGAGCAGCTTTCAAACGACGTATAAGCTACATGATAAGCTTAGAGAAATGTTCATTTGCTGAGATACCGGATGCTTACCGAAAGAGGGGAATTTCACGTAAGAGAAGGGAGAATCTTCATGGAATGGCTTCCACCAATCGGAGTTTCGCGCATTTCAGATGGTGGTAA